The following are encoded together in the Malaya genurostris strain Urasoe2022 chromosome 3, Malgen_1.1, whole genome shotgun sequence genome:
- the LOC131439000 gene encoding uncharacterized protein LOC131439000: MDQISGEDSSISSLDEPPGIPRVDVVYLTYNGKRIRPTIALDNVCTVSLYELKKHRYTKKIQRTQMGTDAYQHYKWYNTVLSNKLKEQGGPVLLKVFHWYIETPKVDAFKVGNILYDAVSLIIVAHVEHWYCAKRGNSIYGSRLRLENGKKQATDSTEQCRARIVDCLVKPDAQRTDKQVNRRSRRLSLGTISEE; encoded by the exons ATGGATCAGATCAGCGGGGAGGACAGCAGTATATCGAGCTTAGACGAACCGCCCGGCATACCACGTGTAGATGTTGTGTATCTCACCTATAACGGCAAGAG AATCCGACCAACGATCGCACTGGACAACGTCTGTACGGTCAGTTTGTACGAGCTGAAGAAGCACCGTTACACGAAAAAGATTCAAAGGACGCAGATGGGTACTGATGCATATCAGCATTACAAATGG TACAACACAGTTTTATCCAATAAGTTAAAGGAACAAGGCGGACCGGTGCTACTGAAAGTGTTTCACTGGTACATCGAGACGCCGAAGGTGGACGCTTTCAAGGTGGGAAACATCCTGTACGACGCGGTTTCGCTGATCATTGTTGCACACGTTGAACACTGGTACTGTGCGAAGCGAGGCAACAGCATATACGGTAGTCGGTTACGGTTGGAGAATGGCAAAAAACAGGCAACCGATTCCACGGAACAGTGCAGAGCCCGTATAGTGGATTGTCTGGTCAAACCGGACGCGCAACGAACCGATAAACAGGTGAACCGGCGCTCCCGACGGCTTTCGCTCGGTACGATCAGTGAAGAATGA